A part of Leishmania panamensis strain MHOM/PA/94/PSC-1 chromosome 34 sequence genomic DNA contains:
- a CDS encoding hypothetical protein (TriTrypDB/GeneDB-style sysID: LpmP.34.2290): MPVVCSFTAAVLLSSAPVVVDALSVEGLDHEERDSYTASGRQQDYPRSVTTDSKSTELSSSSSIVDSKDAPRPDHSRWRDLCGSRAYSRCVLTYVTVTVCVAYLFLPVVLWCLARWWRCGVHQLHRRHSVDDSSGEENDGVMRYRDAEVARHGLLSGRWHDPQDVPDSESARYRAVESSCSSLGTLFQIHNSILQGPRLWGVLQHTPIGLFCTLAQPTGPTGELGQAESLAVDLGEGAIDERRDSWNLSRDADCTVSTSSRASASSLHMHEGVFRATTASDSSDRDKNPSVHRDANNAEDSTCDRCCSRESDCSDDAHTEVKQPALCGVAADEHWSPFRSRTHVRPQVIYFNSAFDTEDDLLTSTYESTSSGSQFLYGSLAAATPSTPSAMGDVLSSHTPPPPTDTTELLLRNSGSSDCALDADALHNTRCAHVALPYMGTALLDVGATCHTDLSINEDSFERGYCPPTLPSSAALCSTVGPRSSEVESVAPPSENTATAAPFSVLQEASYPPVPNETKAALPDAYVPNDRLDTMGGDMVEEVVDSAASSRSYIPTAHLRRLPAAEPPKVRGKRSSARYREPWQPLLVPCKRPSLAEVAGMTTLSTLSAPSSTVCNRVQRAPDPSSLGDDLDNLRLAAEVGGAESNTTGDGTRACRCIRRSRSRTLTLAPGREQGIAGTSVVPTVVPYSDASVCSNLEPTAPLVAASSPFRPQSAPISVCFPTPGAAHTFMDKSDADSSEQCRWLPHGVGQRPSLNLSVEERTLLLRSRKWLFPLIDGTDEIE, translated from the coding sequence ATGCCTGTTGTGTGCTCATTtacagcggcagtgctgctgagcagtgCGCCAGTTGTAGTAGACGCGCTCTCCGTAGAGGGCCTCGACCATGAGGAAAGAGACAGCTACACTGCATCTGGTCGCCAGCAGGACTATCCAAGGTCTGTCACGACGGACTCGAAAAGCACAGAGCTGTCGTCTAGTAGCTCTATTGTAGATAGCAAGGACGCTCCTCGGCCTGACCATTCGCGATGGCGGGATCTGTGCGGTAGCCGTGCATACAGTCGTTGTGTCCTCACGTACGTCACGGTCACCGTTTGCGTCGCGTATCTTTTCCTGCCAGTTGTCCTGTGGTGTCTcgcgcggtggtggcgctgcggggtGCACCAGCTCCACAGGCGGCACTCCGTCGATGATTCGTCCGGCGAGGAAAACGACGGTGTAATGCGGTATAGAGACGCAGAGGTGGCTCGCCATGGGCTTCTCTCAGGCCGCTGGCATGACCCGCAGGACGTTCCGGACAGTGAGAGTGCAAGATACCGTGCAGTCGAAAGCAGTTGTAGCTCTCTTGGCACTCTCTTTCAGATCCACAACTCGATTCTGCAGGGACCGCGCTTGTGGGGAGTGCTCCAACATACACCAATAGGGCTCTTTTGCACCCTGGCGCAGCCCACAGGCCCTACTGGTGAGCTAGGGCAGGCAGAGTCGCTCGCTGTGGACCTCGGCGAGGGAGCGATTGATGAGAGACGTGATTCCTGGAATTTATCACGAGACGCTGACTGCACAGTGTCGACCTCTTCACGTGCTTCTGCCTCGAGTTTGCACATGCATGAAGGAGTGTTTcgcgccaccacagcgagcGACTCTTCAGACAGAGACAAGAATCCCAGCGTTCACAGAGATGCCAACAACGCTGAAGACAGCACGTGTGATCGATGCTGCTCACGCgagagcgactgcagcgaTGACGCTCACACGGAAGTTAAGCAACCCGCGCTCTGTGGGGTTGCGGCAGACGAGCACTGGTCTCCCTTCCGCAGTAGGACTCATGTACGGCCACAGGTGATCTACTTCAACAGCGCCTTCGACACCGAAGACGATCTACTTACCAGTACGTACGAGAGCACGAGCAGTGGCAGTCAGTTTCTCTACGGCAGCCTGGCCGCCGCGACCCCTTCCACACCGTCCGCTATGGGTGACGTGCTCTCGTCGCacacgcctcccccaccgACGGACACGACCGAGTTATTGCTGCGCAACTCGGGGTCGAGCGACTGCGCACTTGACGCGGATGCCCTCCACAACACTCGGTGTGCGCATGTCGCCCTTCCGTACATGGGGACCGCCCTCCTCGACGTTGGGGCGACATGCCACACCGACCTGAGCATCAATGAAGATTCGTTTGAGAGGGGCTACTGCCCACCTACCTTGCCCTCCAGCGCAGCCCTCTGCAGCACAGTGGGGCCACGCAGTAGTGAGGTGGAGTCTGTAGCGCCACCGTCTGAAAACACAGCCACGGCTGCGCCATTCTCTGTGCTACAAGAAGCCTCGTATCCACCGGTGCCCAATGAGAcaaaggcggcgctgccagaCGCATACGTGCCGAATGACAGGCTCGACACGATGGGCGGGGACATGGTAGAAGAAGTGGTGGACAGTGCCGCATCTAGCCGGAGCTATATCCCTACTGCCCATCTGCGCCGTTTGCCGGCCGCTGAGCCACCGAAGGTACGAGGAAAGCGCTCGTCGGCGAGATACCGTGAGCCATGGCAGCCGCTCCTTGTCCCTTGCAAGAGACCTTCTCTCGCTGAGGTTGCTGGCATGACGACTCTTTCAACGCTTTCTGCACCGAGCTCAACGGTGTGCAATCGCGTTCAACGGGCTCCCGACCCGAGCTCGCTCGGGGACGATCTCGACAACTTGAGGCTCGCCGCCGAGGTTGGCGGCGCTGAAAGTAACACGACCGGCGACGGCACTCGCGCCTGCAGATGCATAAGGAGGTCCCGATCTCGTACCCTGACGCTAGCTCcggggagagagcaagggATAGCAGGCACATCAGTTGTGCCAACTGTAGTACCCTATAGCGATGCGAGCGTCTGCTCGAACCTCGAGCCCACGGCGCCACTTGTGGCTGCTAGCAGCCCTTTCCGACCACAATCGGCGCCGATTTCCGTGTGCTTTCCTACGCC